In the Cryptococcus neoformans var. neoformans JEC21 chromosome 1, complete sequence genome, one interval contains:
- a CDS encoding protein serine/threonine kinase, putative, whose translation MFQKVSDKFHRKQQSTTLPGKTQQVPNPTSPVLAKANSQAQQAYSLPQDHSPMEGIQRDSPPIQQPMATEKAPIVGSSASTSLPTLSVQDGTLPLTPGAQGMQTGTIDGHRQLQSPVSRSSSAGEDKMREKARDAQEQAAQSQANLHHATQQARVAAINAAATQAALETAAQLPATARVPVSGGGVEQGQARRKTAGRYALSDFLIERTLGTGSFGRVHLVRSRHNGRFYAVKVLNKEKVIKMKQVEHTNSEREMLVRVRHPFLVNLWGTFQDVNNLYMVMDFVAGGELFSLLRKSQRFPNSVAKFYAAEVALALDYLHSLDIIYRDLKPENLLLGADGHVKVTNFGFAKYVPDITWTLCGTPDYLAPEVVQSKGYNKSVDWYALGVLIFEMLAGYPPFFTEDGNPMKLYEKIIAGKVRYPTYFDALAKELLKNLLIGDLTKRYGNLRAGSSDIFAHGWFAEVDWDKLYRREIPAPYVPKIDGEGDASQFDRYQEADVSAYGKVGNGPYDHFFTEF comes from the exons ATGTTCCAAAAGGTGTCCGATAAGTTCCATCGCAAACAGCAGTCCACGACATTACCCGGTAAAACGCAACAGGTTCCTAACCCTACCAGTCCAGTCCTGGCGAAAGCCAAttctcaagctcaacaagcATATTCTTTGCCTCAAGATCATTCCCCGATGGAAGGTATACAAAG GGATTCCCCGCCTATCCAACAGCCTATGGCTACTGAAAAGGCACCCATAGTTGGATCTTCTGCATCGACGTCTTTACCCACCCTATCCGTGCAAGATGGCACTCTTCCATTGACTCCAGGTGCTCAGGGGATGCAGACAGGCACAATCGACGGGCATCGGCAACTTCAGAGTCCTGTGTCTCGTAGTAGTAGTGCAGGCGAGGATaagatgagagaaaaggCGAGGGATGCCCAGGAGCAG GCAGCGCAATCCCAGGCCAACCTCCATCACGCAACGCAACAAGCGCGCGTTGCCGCCATCAATGCCGCCGCTACTCAAGCTGCCCTTGAAACAGCCGCCCAGCTGCCCGCAACTGCTAGGGTCCCAGTTTCCGGTGGGGGAGTTGAGCAGGGTCAAGCAAGGCGCAAAACAGCTGGCCGATATGCTCTATCTGATTTCCTTATTGAAAGAAC TTTGGGCACCGGGTCCTTCGGACGTGTGCATTTAGTGCGGTCACGCCACAACGGTCGCTTCTATGCCGTTAAGGTTCTgaacaaggagaaggttaTCAAGATGAAGCAAGTTGAACACACCAATTCTGAACGAGAGATGTTGGTGCGGGTTCGACACCCATTTCTCGTCAACCTCTGGGGAACCTTTCAGGATGTGAATAACCTGTATATGGTCATGGACTTCGTGGCAGGAGGTGAACTCTTTAGCCTTCTTCGTAAAAGTCAG CGATTCCCGAATTCTGTCGCGAAATTCTACGCAGCCGAAGTTGCTTTAGCGCTCGACTATCTTCATTCACTCGATATTATCTACCGAGATCTTAAGCCAGAAAATCTACTTTTGGGTGCAGATGGCCATGTCAAGGTTACCAACTTTGGTTTTGCCAAGTATGTACCTGATATCACCTGGACTCTTTGCGGGACACCGGATTACC TTGCTCCGGAGGTTGTTCAGTCCAAGGGTTATAACAAAAGCGTCGATTGGTACGCTTTAGGGGTATTAATATTTGAAATGCTG GCGGGTTatcctcccttcttcaccgaAGACGGCAATCCAATGAAATTGTATGAGAAG ATCATTGCTGGCAAAGTCCGCTATCCGACATACTTTGACGCACTTGCGAAAGAACTCTTAAAAAATCTACTGATCGGGGACCTCACTAAGCGATACGGTAATTTGAGAGCGGGCTCTTCTGATATATTTGCCCATGGGTGGTTCGCAGAAGTCGACTGGGACAAGCTGTACAGGCGCGAAATCCCGGCTCCATATGTGCCCAAGATTGACGGCGAAGGAGACGCTAGCCA GTTCGATCGCTACCAAGAGGCGGATGTTAGTGCTTATGGGAAGGTTGGCAACGGTCCATATGATCATTTCTTCACGGAGTTTTAG
- a CDS encoding actin filament organization-related protein, putative, with protein sequence MATQQPAQAFASHLINQTLSSIALLESLSLINSADASLIRQKLPSPTGPFPSLSPPSPSNSFANLTIAQSSPTSSWTVQHARDDNSSNSPSNSMQPSASAPALPPRQRSEPAERRAKALWDFSGTEADDLQFRSGDTIIIDEEVNEQWSRGRVIPNGHSAPLPRSGLFPSNYVEQLPPVQNNAPPPPQIPYYQPPPPGPQSMVPYQPPQQGYYGQKPPMHAMPPQQQVQGGVMVQQDTQHKPRFGKLGSQLGTAAVTGVGFGAGSAVGSGIINSIF encoded by the exons ATGGCCACCCAACAGCCTGCTCAGGCGTTTGCTTCCCATTTGATCAACCAGACATTGTCCTCTATCGCCCTTCTTGAGtctctctccctcatcAACTCAGCAGATGCTTCCTTAATCCGTCAAAAATTACCCTCTCCTACCGGCCCGTTCCCAAGCCTTAGTCCTCCTTCACCGTCAAATTCATTCGCAAATCTCACCATTGCACAATCGTCTCCTACGTCTTCTTGGACCGTTCAGCATGCTAGAGACGACAACTCTTCAAACTCGCCCTCGAACAGTATGCAGCCCTCTGCTTCGGCGCCTGCCTTGCCTCCAAGACAAAGATCGGAGCCGGCTGAGCGAAGAGCCAAAGCTCTGTGGGATTTTAGCGGTACT GAAGCGGATGATCTGCAGTTCCGTAGTGGTGATACCATCATTATCGACGAGGAAG TTAACGAGCAGTGGTCTCGAGGAAGGGTGATCCCGAATGGCCACAGCGCACCCCTACCGCGGTCGGGATTATTCCCTTCCAATTATGTTGAACAACT CCCTCCGGTCCAGAACAATGCTCCGCCCCCTCCCCAGATACCATATTACCAACCCCCACCTCCCGGCCCACAAAGCATGGTTCCATACCAGCCTCCTCAACAAGGCTATTACGGTCAGAAGCCTCCAATGCACGCTATGCCACCTCAGCAACAAGTCCAGGGTGGCGTGATGGTGCAGCAAGACACTCAACACAAACCCAGGTTTGGAAAATTAGGATCTCAG CTTGGTACCGCAGCTGTTACTGGTGTAGGCTTTGGAGCCGGCTCTGCTGTTGGAAGTGGAATCATCAATTCCATTTTTTGA
- a CDS encoding pyruvate dehydrogenase (acetyl-transferring), putative — translation MTLLTGSRITQSFLLTVKTRKPQCLCLLQSEQGKRMSTNHAAVHKGKPPPSRSAPAIIDMQSTTEEPPLGESELFLRTRDEALNTPGMKFADGHGLKGPTGKGRQTRKMNLYQAIRDALGTALAKNPKSFVFGEDVETGVFRCTTGLVDEFGKRRVFNTPLTEQGIAGFGIGLASVGGCAIAEIQFGDYIFPAFDQLVNEAAKQRYASGGSYPPVGGSLTIRAPIGSVGHGGLYHSQSPEGFFLGAAGLKIVIPRSPIQAKGLLLAAIRDPSPTLFFEPKILYRAAVEEVPIDDYTIPLGQAEVIRKGADLTVVSYGTPLHICLRAINMLQQPPSSILGSLPPGLRPPQPAPSIELIDLRTINPLPLEDLVSAVRKTGRLVIVHEAGRSGSVGNNIAGEVGRRAFEYLEAPVGVVSGWDTPVPLSFERFYQPDVIRVFDKLVETLSY, via the exons ATGACATTGTTGACTGGTTCTCGCATTACACAGTCGTTCTTACTCACAGTGAAAACGAGAAAACCCCAGTGTTTATGTCTCCTCCAATCTGAACAAGGAAAACGTATGTCCACAAATCATGCAGCCGTTCACAAAGGGAAACCACCTCCTTCACGATCTGCCCCTGCTATCATCGATATGCAGAGTACGACGGAAGAACCACCTTTAGGGGAGAGTGAGCTTTTTCTTCGCACTCGAGATGAA GCTTTGAATACTCCCGGCATGAAGTTCGCAGATGGTCATGGCCTCAAAGGACCTACAGGGAAAGGCCGACAGACAAGAAAGATGAATCTCTATCAAGCCATTCGTGACGCCCTGGG CACCGCCCTAGCCAAGAACCCGAAATCTTTTGTATTCGGCGAAGATGTTGAAACAGGAGTGTTTAGATGTACCACGGGCTTAGTAGATGAATTTG GAAAAAGACGTGTATTCAATACACCTCTCACGGAGCAAGGTATTGCTGGCTTTGGCATCGGATTAGCAAGCGTAGGCGGATGTGCCATTGCCGAAATACAATTTGGCGATTAT ATATTTCCCGCTTTTGATCAACTCGTCAACGAGGCAGCAAAACAAAGATATGCCAGCGGGGGCTCGTATCCACCGGTTGGCGGAAGCCTTACCATCCGTGCCCCTATAGGTAGCGTGGGGCATGGGGGCTTATATCATTCACAAAGCCCTGAAGGATTCTTTCTTGGTGCAGCAGGACTGAAGATCGTCATCCCGCGTTCACCCATACAAGCCAAGGGATTGCTTTTGGCCGCCATTCGAGACCCGTCTCCAACCCTGTTCTTTGAACCTAAGATTCT TTATCGAGCGGCAG TGGAGGAGGTTCCTATCGATGACTACACCATTCCATTGGGACAGGCTGAAGTTATTCGCAAAGGCGCAGACCTCACCGTAGTGTCCTATGGTACACCTTTGCATATCTGCT TGCGAGCAATCAATATGCTTCAGCAACCTCCGTCGAGCATTTTAGGTTCACTTCCCCCCGGGCTTCGCCCTCCCCAGCCGGCTCCTTCTATCGAATTGATTGATCTTCGAACCATTAATCCGTTGCCCCTGGAAGACTTGGTGTCCGCCGTGCGAAAAACTGGAAGATTAGTCATAGTCCATGAGGCTGGTCGAAGCGGGAGTGTGGGCAATAATATCGCAGGCGAAGTGGGCAGAAGAGCATTTGAATATCTTGAAGCACCCGTGGGAGTTGTTAGCGGATGGGA CACACCGGTGCCTTTATCATTCGAGCGATTTTATCAGCCTGATGTGATACGGGTCTTCGATAAATTAGTGGAAACATTGTCTTATTAA